Proteins encoded within one genomic window of Rossellomorea vietnamensis:
- a CDS encoding sigma factor G inhibitor Gin has translation MLNQERKAALEECIVCHVEKKVGIHLYTSFICTDCEKEMVHTETNDPLYKTFIQRLKKVNTPQIYS, from the coding sequence ATGTTAAATCAGGAACGTAAGGCGGCTTTGGAAGAGTGCATCGTTTGTCACGTTGAGAAGAAGGTTGGAATCCATCTATACACATCGTTTATCTGCACAGATTGTGAAAAGGAAATGGTTCACACAGAAACGAATGATCCTTTGTACAAAACGTTTATACAAAGGCTGAAAAAAGTGAATACTCCTCAAATCTACTCATAA